A section of the Leptospira semungkisensis genome encodes:
- a CDS encoding LIC11755 family lipoprotein, producing the protein MNKSIPFFLFCFFGFISVCKGGSAKESIWSEEASAVSFQYDPLYSGLHSNSISEIQESDGTTCVQTGEDPNLLLQICLHDNDAHSKENLHRSFESWKKEELVPESSLVLRDGSSARIGTYPKNDLLKWIQTADFALVGEREFDVGAKENFWTRKDFHSRTHQKSFSIFHFQNEEILLVLPARGEKEIYFAFRFTSKGFQEKIRAKILLINRAALEECSLSIPVITEIFGETDSPIGRWIEIYNPNPFPICEEGLGIELFGTRIALPKTTGWISPFETRVYGESSSKLERFPLSGIRWGDLKKVGNLYLFSKQTSGSFPLPGGGYLFGEEYISWTNLGFSECKEDETICMSPGRQDRNSIPSNKLPVCALNSIELEEVNPIGWKEGSILWADWKYLDLLYTGLEECDPSFLQIQWGNIQEPVSFSGAWKPGQIFTIGSLPFLISSPNFSYRNLKAGKLGDPISLLDRSSGMRKILWDGVWKTKLGSPDRIILEKTDGSVASICFENGGPKIHAKINASRASALSLQIKDSNLNSPNSIEDANLRTSPGRRACTNSVLTNKAMFSEVSWMGSYQGTNPIAKDRFLEFVNKQGNPNAGLLRIVSGSGAVTSILFPLDPDSLTLLSAGASTCFPETSFWKDPAFSLPTSGKNIVRLYDPDSGEVWDEFLYDSSGPGINDTKNKIRKSAYSKEEQGVRTWKVSSYAGKPFRDPTCALTDAHPSELE; encoded by the coding sequence ATGAACAAATCCATTCCATTTTTCTTATTTTGCTTCTTTGGTTTCATCTCTGTTTGTAAAGGCGGATCCGCAAAAGAATCCATCTGGTCGGAAGAAGCTTCCGCCGTTTCTTTTCAATATGATCCTTTATATTCGGGTCTTCATTCGAATTCGATTAGCGAGATACAAGAAAGCGACGGAACCACATGCGTCCAAACGGGAGAAGATCCAAATCTTCTCCTTCAGATCTGCCTTCACGACAATGATGCTCATTCTAAGGAAAATTTACACCGCTCTTTTGAATCTTGGAAGAAGGAGGAATTGGTCCCCGAATCAAGTTTGGTCTTACGAGACGGGTCTTCTGCCAGAATAGGAACTTATCCTAAGAACGATCTACTGAAATGGATCCAAACGGCTGACTTCGCACTCGTTGGAGAGAGAGAATTCGACGTCGGCGCTAAAGAAAACTTTTGGACTAGAAAAGATTTTCATTCGAGAACCCATCAAAAAAGTTTCAGTATATTCCATTTTCAGAATGAAGAAATCTTGCTCGTTCTTCCAGCAAGAGGCGAAAAGGAGATCTACTTTGCTTTTCGTTTCACTTCGAAAGGTTTTCAGGAAAAGATTCGGGCAAAAATCCTTCTTATAAACCGAGCTGCTCTAGAAGAATGCAGTTTGTCTATTCCTGTGATCACCGAGATCTTCGGCGAAACTGATTCTCCGATCGGTAGATGGATCGAGATCTATAATCCGAACCCATTTCCGATTTGCGAAGAAGGATTAGGTATAGAGCTTTTCGGAACAAGGATCGCCTTACCTAAGACAACCGGATGGATCTCTCCTTTTGAGACGAGAGTGTATGGAGAATCTTCTTCTAAGTTAGAAAGATTCCCTCTCAGTGGGATTCGATGGGGAGATCTGAAGAAGGTCGGAAATCTCTATTTATTTTCGAAGCAAACCTCCGGATCATTTCCTCTTCCGGGCGGTGGATATCTTTTTGGAGAGGAATATATCTCTTGGACCAATCTGGGATTTTCCGAATGCAAGGAAGACGAAACGATTTGCATGAGTCCCGGAAGACAGGATCGAAATTCGATCCCCTCTAACAAACTTCCTGTTTGCGCTCTAAATTCCATCGAGTTAGAAGAGGTGAATCCGATCGGATGGAAAGAAGGTTCAATTCTTTGGGCCGACTGGAAATACCTGGATCTTCTCTATACAGGATTAGAAGAATGTGATCCATCCTTCTTGCAAATCCAATGGGGAAATATCCAAGAACCTGTTTCTTTCTCCGGAGCTTGGAAGCCTGGACAGATATTTACAATCGGAAGTCTGCCATTTCTAATTTCTTCTCCTAATTTTTCCTATAGAAATCTGAAGGCTGGCAAGTTAGGGGATCCTATCTCTCTCTTGGATCGATCTTCGGGAATGAGAAAGATCTTATGGGACGGGGTTTGGAAAACGAAATTAGGTTCTCCCGATAGAATCATATTAGAAAAAACAGATGGATCCGTTGCATCTATTTGCTTTGAGAACGGAGGGCCTAAGATCCATGCAAAGATAAACGCGAGCCGGGCATCAGCGCTTTCGCTGCAAATCAAAGATTCGAATCTGAATTCTCCCAATTCCATTGAGGATGCAAATCTAAGAACTTCCCCGGGAAGAAGGGCTTGTACAAATTCAGTTCTTACGAACAAAGCTATGTTCTCTGAAGTTTCCTGGATGGGTTCTTACCAGGGAACAAATCCTATCGCCAAAGATCGGTTTCTTGAATTTGTAAATAAACAAGGAAATCCGAACGCGGGTCTTTTACGGATCGTTTCCGGCTCGGGAGCAGTGACTTCTATTTTATTCCCCTTGGATCCGGATTCTTTGACCTTATTGTCCGCCGGAGCCTCTACCTGCTTTCCTGAAACTTCATTTTGGAAGGATCCAGCTTTTAGTCTTCCTACGAGTGGAAAAAATATAGTAAGGCTGTATGATCCTGATTCGGGAGAAGTTTGGGATGAATTCCTCTATGATTCCAGCGGACCGGGCATCAATGATACAAAGAATAAAATTAGAAAATCTGCATATTCTAAGGAAGAACAAGGTGTAAGGACCTGGAAGGTTAGCAGTTATGCCGGCAAGCCTTTCCGGGATCCTACATGCGCACTGACGGATGCTCACCCAAGTGAACTCGAGTAA
- the uvrC gene encoding excinuclease ABC subunit UvrC produces the protein MPEVFNHSLIVEKLKNLTGSPGCYLWKNSEGEVIYVGKAKNLDKRIRNYLKEKQSDIKTRHLQREIYDLDWIATSTEKEALILEATLIKKHNPRYNVRLKDDKKYPYLCVSLSEPFPMVFVTRKIKGNGDRFFGPYTDVKTTREVLDVIHRIFPIRKTKQVLPLPKPRRPCLNFQMGRCLGPCQGTVPKEEYAVIVNQIIQFLEGKKEVLANELTKRMDEYSTKMEFENAARYRDMLGRLQLFRQKQTVVSMDGGDEDVIAFARKEDEGQVVLMEVRGGRLDNKKSFPLQGVQNSTEEEILSSFFRDYYLGAGWIPASIVVSFGLKEEGEAVLDFLQEKTGFRPKLRFPKAGEKKSLLKIAEKNAELSLTERLLATHYRDQTIALKEIQEMFQLSEPPHIIECYDISHFQGSFPVASGVMFVEGKPFKQGYRKYNIRGYEGINDPGMMHEVISRRLQRIMNEDGVLPDLIVIDGGPTQLGKACEAAVEAGAPNLPMVGLAKKREEIYFPGEMTPYSFDMNSPGMKLLRHLRDEAHRFGVEHHRSRRNREALNSLIKEVPDIGLKRSKLLLRSFSGQKKIEDANVAELMKVPGIGESLAEKIYQHFHTGTTIPESPTQIE, from the coding sequence ATGCCTGAAGTTTTCAATCACAGTCTGATCGTAGAAAAACTGAAGAACCTAACAGGTTCTCCCGGTTGCTACCTTTGGAAGAATTCCGAAGGCGAAGTGATCTATGTAGGCAAGGCAAAGAACCTAGACAAAAGGATCCGAAATTATTTAAAAGAAAAGCAATCCGATATCAAGACACGCCATTTGCAGAGAGAGATCTATGATCTGGATTGGATTGCAACTTCTACAGAAAAGGAAGCGCTGATCCTAGAAGCGACTCTTATCAAGAAGCATAATCCAAGGTATAATGTACGTTTAAAAGACGATAAGAAGTATCCTTATCTTTGTGTTTCACTCTCGGAACCATTTCCTATGGTATTCGTAACTCGAAAGATCAAGGGCAACGGAGATAGATTTTTCGGTCCTTATACGGATGTGAAAACGACTCGAGAAGTATTGGATGTAATTCATCGGATCTTTCCTATACGTAAGACGAAACAGGTTCTTCCTCTTCCTAAACCTAGACGGCCTTGCTTGAATTTCCAGATGGGAAGATGCCTAGGCCCCTGCCAAGGAACTGTTCCAAAAGAAGAATATGCAGTCATAGTGAATCAGATCATACAATTCTTGGAAGGTAAGAAGGAAGTTCTCGCGAATGAGCTCACGAAACGCATGGATGAATATTCCACCAAGATGGAATTCGAGAATGCCGCTCGTTATAGAGATATGCTTGGAAGGCTCCAATTATTCCGCCAAAAACAGACAGTGGTGAGTATGGATGGAGGGGATGAGGATGTAATCGCTTTCGCCCGTAAAGAAGACGAAGGACAGGTTGTTCTAATGGAAGTGAGAGGGGGTCGTCTGGATAATAAGAAATCCTTTCCTCTCCAAGGTGTGCAGAACTCTACAGAAGAGGAGATCCTCTCTTCCTTCTTCCGGGATTATTACTTGGGAGCAGGTTGGATCCCTGCGAGTATCGTAGTTTCCTTCGGATTAAAAGAAGAAGGAGAAGCAGTATTAGATTTTCTGCAAGAGAAGACAGGCTTTCGACCAAAGCTACGTTTTCCAAAAGCGGGAGAAAAGAAATCTCTCTTAAAGATCGCAGAGAAGAATGCGGAACTCAGTCTTACTGAACGACTTCTGGCAACTCATTATAGAGACCAGACAATTGCCTTAAAAGAAATCCAAGAGATGTTCCAACTGTCCGAACCTCCTCATATTATCGAATGTTATGATATCTCTCATTTCCAAGGTTCTTTTCCTGTGGCAAGCGGGGTCATGTTTGTAGAAGGAAAGCCATTCAAACAAGGATACAGAAAATATAATATACGAGGCTATGAAGGGATCAACGATCCTGGAATGATGCACGAAGTAATCTCCCGTAGATTGCAAAGGATCATGAACGAGGACGGAGTTCTTCCCGATTTGATCGTGATCGATGGAGGTCCTACACAACTAGGCAAGGCTTGCGAGGCTGCCGTAGAGGCTGGGGCTCCGAATCTTCCTATGGTCGGTCTTGCCAAGAAGAGAGAAGAGATCTATTTTCCGGGAGAGATGACCCCTTACAGTTTTGATATGAATTCCCCCGGAATGAAACTACTTAGGCATCTCCGAGACGAAGCGCATCGGTTTGGAGTGGAGCATCATAGATCCCGCAGAAATAGAGAGGCCTTGAATAGTTTAATCAAAGAGGTCCCCGATATTGGGTTGAAACGAAGCAAATTATTACTTCGATCCTTCTCCGGGCAGAAGAAGATCGAAGACGCGAATGTGGCCGAACTTATGAAAGTGCCAGGCATCGGAGAATCACTCGCCGAAAAGATCTACCAACATTTCCACACCGGAACAACAATTCCGGAGAGTCCTACTCAAATCGAATAA